Genomic segment of Lysobacterales bacterium:
CGGTAGAGCGCGATTCAGGGCCCGGGAGTGTCACCGCGCAATTCCCGCAACAGGAACGCGCGGGCGAACTCCCAGTCGCGAAAGATCGTCCGCCGCGAGGCGCCGAGCAGTTCGGCGATGCGGTCGAAGGACTGGCCACCGAAGAAATGCAGCTCGACCAGTTGCGCAGCGCGCGCATCGATCCGTTCCAGGCGGGTCAGCGCCGAATCCAGTTCGAGCGCCTGCGCCGAGAGCAGGTGCACCGCGTCCGGAATCGACTCGTCGAGCGTGACCCGCTCGTGCTCGCCACCGGCCTTGATGCGACCTCGGGCACGGGCGCGGTCTACCAGCAGGTGCCGCATCGCCTGCGCGGCATAGGCGTAGAACTGCACCGGTTTCTCGAAATGAAGCGCGTTGCGACCGGCGATCTGCAGGTACAGCTCGTGCACCAGTACCGTGGTGTTGGTCGTGTC
This window contains:
- a CDS encoding sigma-70 family RNA polymerase sigma factor, with amino-acid sequence MSNASGPSSADELVASFYEELKQIARKQRRGEPDTTNTTVLVHELYLQIAGRNALHFEKPVQFYAYAAQAMRHLLVDRARARGRIKAGGEHERVTLDESIPDAVHLLSAQALELDSALTRLERIDARAAQLVELHFFGGQSFDRIAELLGASRRTIFRDWEFARAFLLRELRGDTPGP